A genomic region of Mesobacillus jeotgali contains the following coding sequences:
- a CDS encoding metallophosphoesterase family protein, producing MKQVKFLHTADLHLDSPMVGLRHLPKAIFHRLQESTFTALKNITDAAIKHEVDFVAIAGDLYDAEDRSIRAQAVLRNEMERLADKGIKVYGIHGNHDHLGAKSVTIDFPDNVHFFSEQVEKADFTKHDGTLVHLYGFSYPERHVMERWVEKYKKIDGADFHVGLLHGHFEGVSDHGKYAPFRLSELIDKDYDYWALGHIHKRGFLSQQPYVVYPGNPQGRNRKELGEKGSYIVKLTEAGSEVSFIETADVIWDETVIDAKDSLSFNATYEKCLAVIDGKRREGKGVLLDIRIDNLDSGQTDVIEKVASGELLELLQEAEKDEESFVWVHRLKFTENIAVDRAELIKQSDFYEELFNSIEQYDDLKDSLSPLFQHSQARRHLGLLSESEKEQLIEDAERILLQLLLKN from the coding sequence ATGAAACAGGTGAAGTTTTTACATACTGCCGACCTTCATCTTGATAGTCCGATGGTTGGTCTGAGGCATTTGCCAAAAGCCATTTTTCACAGGTTACAGGAGAGTACTTTTACAGCCTTGAAAAATATCACGGATGCTGCGATCAAACATGAAGTTGATTTTGTCGCCATTGCAGGTGATCTATACGATGCTGAGGACCGGAGCATTCGGGCTCAGGCTGTTCTTCGCAATGAAATGGAGAGGCTCGCTGACAAAGGGATTAAGGTATATGGTATTCACGGAAACCATGACCATCTTGGTGCAAAATCTGTGACGATTGATTTTCCGGATAATGTTCACTTTTTCTCAGAACAGGTGGAAAAGGCTGATTTTACAAAGCATGATGGCACTCTTGTCCATTTGTACGGTTTCAGCTATCCTGAGCGGCATGTAATGGAGCGATGGGTCGAGAAGTATAAAAAGATTGATGGTGCAGATTTTCACGTTGGTTTGCTTCATGGTCATTTTGAGGGAGTGAGTGATCATGGAAAATACGCACCCTTTAGGTTATCCGAGCTTATTGATAAAGACTATGATTATTGGGCACTTGGCCACATTCATAAGAGGGGGTTTTTATCACAGCAGCCTTATGTTGTCTATCCTGGCAATCCCCAGGGACGAAACAGGAAGGAACTCGGAGAAAAAGGATCGTATATTGTTAAGTTGACAGAAGCAGGATCAGAGGTTTCTTTTATTGAAACAGCTGATGTGATATGGGACGAAACAGTTATTGACGCGAAGGACTCGTTAAGCTTCAATGCCACTTATGAAAAATGCCTGGCCGTCATTGATGGGAAAAGAAGAGAAGGGAAAGGGGTCCTGCTGGATATCCGGATTGATAACCTGGATTCGGGTCAGACAGATGTGATTGAAAAAGTCGCCAGTGGTGAACTCCTTGAACTTCTGCAGGAAGCTGAAAAGGATGAGGAGTCCTTTGTCTGGGTGCACAGGCTCAAATTTACTGAAAACATTGCTGTCGACCGCGCTGAATTGATTAAGCAAAGCGATTTTTATGAGGAGTTATTCAACTCTATTGAGCAGTACGATGATTTAAAAGACTCACTGTCTCCATTATTCCAGCACAGCCAGGCTAGAAGGCATTTAGGCCTGCTGTCGGAAAGTGAAAAAGAACAGCTGATTGAGGATGCCGAAAGGATTCTGCTTCAACTGCTGCTGAAAAATTAA
- a CDS encoding AAA family ATPase, with the protein MMKLIELHIYGYGKLEDYVIKPVGHLQIFYGENEAGKSTIMSFIHSILFGFPAKQSAEIRYEPKKNSKYGGKIKAFFPDTGVAVIERVKGKAAGDVTVSLEDGTIGGEELLKDLLKRMDKSIFQAIFSFNVHGLQNIHAMKGEELGRYLFSAGTLGTDKLFNTESFLIKEMEQRFKPSGKRPLLNEKLKELKEVQTSLKIAEQQNEKYSELIKSKDELTKKIAELQNEIAMLEQKGLMLREYKRNEKLVIEAATIDGKIKEHDLSFFPEDGLNRLEKLDEQLKIIHARLLRIKEKKVYLLKELEKGRPNSELLGMETEIEARIDNLPLYDQLKQEKRLLESKLEEITEEISQLNDKLHTEFNEENIHEINTSIFIKEQAENIQQTEQRLKDKKLELEADFEEEKKVLAQLEARAEGTKGELLDEGKRNQLVKEMDLLANRERIQSELNYVSDQIGAVKSREESEKNKRKKQHKKEYNQLLLLGGTFLIVFLWGITNGTWLLAGIGIAGLLFLLAARYKSSEKMPVEDQTLSKLLERERELKEALNSQPEGSAFTIKNLLARDEEARLRHRELLIKIEQQHDRFEKVVQQFEAWETDIAGVRRKRAELMKQFGLTETAGTIKVMDAYQLIDTQKQYFRERKRIKESIKKVTGSIMELENSLKMLAERFLHNSNLAPVEAASLLKRRLREEINQKSRFHELTVKLEEVEEEHSSLLKEELVISQEKEGLLGLARTQDEDEFRQKAKNTALVKNWSARLEDINYQLLASGLTDGDRDKILTGVSLEEQIEENDLRLEQSKRELTTQFDVIADVKHKMKVLEEGGIYSELLHKYKQLQHEFAEDAKDWAKFAVAKDLLSRTIDRYKDERLPRMLAKAENFLSILTDGRYVRIIPQLSGSGFLIERNDHMLFEANELSQATAEQVYVSIRLALAAGHYDRYPFPIIIDDSFVNFDYKRTARIIKLLREMSNKNQILIFTCHRHLLDYFTENEILNLQEKSTNIV; encoded by the coding sequence ATGATGAAACTTATTGAACTGCATATATACGGATATGGCAAGCTCGAGGATTATGTGATTAAACCTGTAGGGCATTTGCAGATTTTCTATGGGGAAAACGAAGCGGGAAAGTCGACGATTATGTCATTCATCCATAGTATCCTGTTCGGCTTTCCGGCTAAGCAAAGTGCCGAAATCCGCTATGAGCCAAAGAAAAATTCAAAGTATGGCGGCAAAATAAAAGCCTTTTTTCCTGACACGGGAGTGGCTGTCATTGAGAGAGTGAAAGGCAAGGCTGCCGGTGATGTGACTGTATCACTTGAGGACGGGACGATTGGCGGAGAAGAGTTACTAAAGGATCTCTTGAAAAGAATGGATAAAAGTATTTTCCAGGCTATTTTTTCATTCAACGTCCATGGGTTGCAAAATATCCATGCAATGAAGGGAGAAGAGCTTGGCAGGTACTTGTTCTCTGCCGGAACGCTTGGTACAGATAAGCTCTTTAATACGGAGAGTTTTCTTATAAAAGAAATGGAGCAGCGTTTTAAGCCAAGTGGGAAGAGGCCGTTATTGAATGAAAAGTTGAAAGAGTTGAAGGAAGTCCAAACCTCATTGAAGATCGCAGAACAGCAGAACGAAAAATATTCGGAGCTGATAAAATCGAAAGATGAGTTGACTAAGAAAATTGCTGAGTTGCAGAACGAGATTGCAATGCTGGAGCAAAAAGGGCTTATGCTTCGTGAATACAAGCGGAATGAGAAGCTTGTCATAGAAGCAGCAACAATTGATGGGAAAATCAAAGAACATGATCTGTCATTTTTTCCTGAGGATGGTCTAAACCGACTTGAGAAATTGGACGAGCAGCTTAAAATCATCCATGCAAGATTATTAAGGATAAAAGAAAAGAAGGTATATCTCCTGAAAGAATTGGAAAAAGGCAGGCCAAATTCTGAATTGCTCGGAATGGAAACAGAAATTGAAGCCCGGATTGACAATCTGCCTTTATACGATCAACTAAAGCAGGAAAAACGACTTCTTGAATCAAAACTTGAGGAAATAACAGAAGAAATAAGTCAGTTAAATGACAAGCTTCATACAGAATTCAATGAAGAAAATATCCATGAAATCAACACAAGTATTTTTATTAAGGAACAGGCCGAAAACATTCAGCAGACAGAGCAAAGATTAAAGGATAAAAAGCTGGAGTTGGAGGCTGACTTTGAAGAGGAGAAAAAGGTACTAGCACAACTTGAGGCAAGGGCTGAAGGTACAAAAGGTGAACTTCTTGATGAAGGAAAGCGAAATCAATTAGTGAAAGAAATGGATCTTTTGGCGAATAGAGAGAGAATCCAGTCCGAATTAAATTATGTCTCAGACCAGATTGGAGCGGTCAAATCAAGGGAAGAAAGTGAAAAAAACAAACGAAAAAAGCAACATAAGAAAGAGTATAATCAATTACTCCTCCTCGGTGGTACTTTTCTCATTGTGTTTCTTTGGGGAATCACAAATGGCACATGGTTACTTGCTGGAATCGGAATAGCAGGATTGTTGTTTTTGTTGGCTGCGCGCTATAAGTCAAGTGAGAAAATGCCAGTGGAGGATCAAACCCTATCCAAGTTGCTGGAGCGGGAAAGAGAGCTGAAAGAGGCGTTAAACAGCCAGCCGGAAGGCAGTGCTTTTACAATCAAAAATCTGCTTGCCAGGGACGAGGAGGCGAGGCTGCGCCATCGTGAACTGCTCATCAAAATCGAGCAGCAGCATGATCGTTTTGAAAAAGTTGTCCAGCAATTTGAAGCATGGGAAACAGATATTGCTGGTGTAAGGCGGAAAAGGGCAGAATTAATGAAGCAATTTGGTCTAACGGAAACTGCAGGCACGATCAAAGTTATGGATGCCTATCAATTAATAGATACTCAGAAGCAATATTTCCGTGAGAGGAAGAGAATAAAAGAAAGCATAAAGAAAGTAACTGGATCTATAATGGAATTGGAAAATAGCCTGAAAATGCTTGCTGAACGATTTCTTCATAATAGCAATCTTGCTCCGGTGGAGGCGGCTAGTCTGCTGAAGAGGAGATTGCGTGAAGAAATTAACCAGAAGTCGAGGTTTCACGAACTGACCGTGAAACTAGAGGAAGTTGAAGAAGAACATTCATCACTTCTGAAGGAAGAATTAGTGATCAGTCAAGAAAAGGAAGGGTTACTTGGTCTGGCAAGAACTCAAGATGAGGATGAATTCAGGCAGAAAGCGAAGAATACTGCATTGGTGAAAAACTGGAGTGCAAGGCTGGAGGATATAAATTATCAGCTGCTTGCTTCTGGATTGACCGATGGGGATCGTGACAAGATTCTTACAGGAGTTTCGCTTGAGGAACAAATTGAGGAAAATGATTTGAGGCTAGAACAAAGTAAAAGGGAATTAACCACACAGTTTGATGTAATCGCCGATGTAAAGCATAAGATGAAGGTACTTGAAGAAGGCGGTATATATAGTGAGTTGCTCCATAAATATAAGCAGCTTCAGCATGAGTTTGCAGAAGATGCGAAGGATTGGGCAAAGTTTGCTGTAGCCAAGGATTTGCTATCGAGGACAATAGACCGTTATAAGGATGAGCGCTTGCCGAGAATGCTGGCCAAAGCCGAGAACTTCCTGTCGATTTTGACTGATGGAAGGTATGTGAGAATCATTCCTCAACTTTCAGGAAGCGGTTTTCTAATTGAAAGAAATGATCATATGTTATTTGAAGCGAATGAACTTAGCCAGGCAACTGCCGAACAAGTCTATGTATCCATCAGGCTGGCCCTTGCGGCCGGACATTATGATCGTTATCCATTCCCGATTATCATCGATGACAGCTTTGTCAATTTTGATTATAAAAGGACTGCCAGGATTATTAAGCTGCTAAGGGAAATGAGCAACAAGAATCAAATTCTCATTTTTACATGCCATCGTCATCTGCTGGACTATTTTACGGAAAATGAAATTCTCAATCTGCAAGAAAAAAGTACAAATATAGTTTAA
- the yhaM gene encoding 3'-5' exoribonuclease YhaM, whose amino-acid sequence MNKGILNHETGDQVELFLLIKHSSKGIASNGKPFLTLILQDQSGEIEAKLWDVSDEDESTYSAESIVKVQGDIQNYRGRNQLKIRQIRPASPADSVKLSDFLETAPVSQDEMSSKLTQYIFEMKNPNIQRVTRHLLKKHMSAFMEYPAATKNHHEFVSGLAYHVVSMLDLAKSIATLYPSLDKDLLYAGVILHDLGKVFELSGPISTTYTVEGNLLGHISIMVNEIGKAADELGISGEEVVILQHMVLSHHGKAEWGSPKPPMIKEAEILHYIDNLDAKMNMLDRALARVKPGEFSERVFALDNRSFYKPVFHK is encoded by the coding sequence ATGAATAAAGGAATTTTGAATCACGAAACAGGGGACCAGGTAGAATTATTTTTATTGATCAAGCATTCGTCAAAAGGGATTGCCAGCAATGGGAAGCCGTTTTTGACATTGATCCTCCAGGACCAGAGCGGGGAAATCGAAGCAAAGCTTTGGGATGTATCTGACGAAGATGAAAGTACTTACTCTGCTGAGAGCATTGTAAAAGTACAGGGAGATATTCAGAATTACCGAGGACGGAACCAGTTGAAGATCAGGCAAATCAGGCCTGCTTCGCCAGCTGACTCTGTGAAACTATCTGATTTTCTTGAGACAGCCCCTGTCAGCCAGGATGAAATGAGCAGTAAGCTCACCCAATATATTTTCGAAATGAAGAATCCTAATATCCAAAGGGTTACAAGGCATTTATTGAAGAAGCATATGAGTGCATTCATGGAATATCCTGCAGCCACTAAAAATCATCATGAATTTGTTTCAGGACTTGCGTATCACGTTGTCTCCATGCTGGACCTTGCGAAATCAATCGCAACGCTATATCCAAGCCTTGATAAGGACCTTTTGTATGCTGGGGTCATCCTTCATGATTTAGGAAAAGTCTTTGAGCTATCCGGTCCGATTTCAACAACTTACACGGTTGAAGGGAATTTGCTCGGACATATATCCATCATGGTCAATGAAATTGGCAAGGCAGCCGATGAACTAGGAATCAGCGGTGAGGAAGTAGTCATTCTTCAGCATATGGTATTGTCCCACCACGGGAAAGCGGAGTGGGGCAGCCCGAAACCGCCGATGATTAAAGAGGCTGAAATTCTGCATTACATCGATAATCTTGATGCAAAAATGAATATGCTCGACCGTGCGCTTGCCAGGGTTAAACCAGGCGAGTTCTCCGAAAGAGTATTTGCACTTGATAACCGGTCCTTTTATAAGCCTGTATTCCATAAGTAA
- a CDS encoding sporulation YhaL family protein yields MSIPIWVIAVAAGIVFSAFMAVKTGKEERKEEMESIEREGELYMKRLEREKERREHSAEA; encoded by the coding sequence ATGTCAATTCCAATCTGGGTAATAGCAGTCGCAGCAGGGATCGTATTCAGTGCCTTCATGGCAGTGAAAACAGGTAAAGAAGAACGAAAAGAAGAAATGGAAAGCATTGAACGTGAAGGCGAGCTTTACATGAAACGACTTGAGCGGGAAAAGGAACGACGCGAACATTCGGCAGAAGCATAA
- a CDS encoding peptidylprolyl isomerase encodes MKKMIISLTVAAGVMGLGACSNDNADSSEVIVESKAGNITKEELYQSMKEKYGEQALQELLYQKVLAENYEVTDKEVEEKVAELKEELGENFELVLQQNQLKDEEELKEVLKDQLLMEKAALKDVKVSEEEVKKRYEEYKPEIKASHILVEDEKTAQEVKKKLDEGAKFEDLAKEYSQDPGSAAQGGDLGFFGPGKMVPEFEEAAYALEVNKISEPVKSQHGFHIIKVTEKKEKESYEKMKDELEYELKLAQLDSNKIQEVLKRELDAANVKIKDKDLKGAAEFPEAEAQTQPQ; translated from the coding sequence ATGAAAAAAATGATAATTTCCCTCACGGTTGCAGCCGGAGTAATGGGACTAGGTGCATGCAGCAACGATAATGCTGATTCTTCAGAAGTCATCGTTGAGTCGAAAGCAGGCAACATTACTAAAGAAGAGCTTTACCAATCCATGAAGGAAAAGTATGGAGAGCAAGCACTTCAAGAATTGCTTTACCAAAAGGTTCTTGCGGAAAATTATGAAGTGACAGATAAAGAGGTTGAGGAGAAAGTGGCCGAGCTTAAGGAAGAGCTTGGAGAGAACTTCGAGCTAGTCCTGCAGCAGAACCAGCTTAAAGACGAGGAAGAATTAAAAGAAGTCCTTAAAGACCAGCTTCTAATGGAAAAAGCTGCGCTTAAAGATGTAAAGGTCAGCGAAGAAGAAGTTAAGAAGCGTTACGAAGAGTACAAGCCAGAAATCAAAGCAAGCCATATCCTTGTAGAAGATGAGAAGACTGCACAGGAAGTGAAGAAAAAGCTTGATGAAGGCGCAAAATTTGAAGATTTAGCGAAGGAATACTCACAGGATCCTGGATCAGCTGCACAAGGCGGAGACCTTGGTTTCTTCGGACCTGGAAAAATGGTTCCTGAATTCGAGGAGGCGGCTTACGCTCTTGAAGTAAATAAAATCAGCGAACCTGTAAAATCACAGCACGGCTTCCACATCATCAAGGTAACTGAAAAGAAAGAAAAAGAATCTTACGAAAAAATGAAGGACGAGCTTGAGTATGAGTTGAAGCTTGCTCAGCTAGATTCTAACAAGATTCAAGAGGTTCTAAAACGTGAACTTGATGCTGCTAATGTAAAAATCAAGGATAAAGACCTTAAAGGCGCTGCTGAATTCCCAGAAGCAGAAGCACAAACACAGCCACAATAA
- a CDS encoding YjcZ family sporulation protein: MGHYNSGFALIVVLFILLIVVGAAYL; encoded by the coding sequence ATGGGCCACTATAATTCAGGCTTTGCGTTAATCGTAGTCCTGTTTATCTTGCTGATCGTTGTAGGTGCAGCATACCTGTAA
- a CDS encoding YjcZ family sporulation protein, with the protein MGAGYGGGFALIVVLFILLIIVGAAWL; encoded by the coding sequence ATGGGTGCAGGATACGGCGGCGGCTTTGCGTTAATTGTCGTGTTATTCATTCTGTTAATCATCGTGGGTGCAGCTTGGCTTTAA
- a CDS encoding YjcZ family sporulation protein codes for MSGGGCGYGGGFALLVVLFILLIIIGASWL; via the coding sequence ATGTCTGGAGGAGGCTGTGGATACGGCGGCGGCTTTGCATTGCTCGTTGTCTTGTTCATTCTGTTAATCATCATCGGTGCATCTTGGCTGTAA
- a CDS encoding HTH-type transcriptional regulator Hpr: protein MGDKNYSMKEAMIFSQRIAQLSKALWKSVEKDWQQWIKPFDLNINEHHILWIAYHLNGASISDVAKFGVMHVSTAFNFSKKLEERGYLKFSKKESDKRNTYIQLTEEGEGILLALMENYEPDTNAVFSGAMPLKELYGKFPDIIEIMAIVRNIYGDDFMEIFEKSFSNIDSKFSDQDGTLKKIDPAEKEYA, encoded by the coding sequence ATGGGAGATAAAAATTATTCTATGAAAGAAGCAATGATATTTAGCCAGAGAATTGCCCAGTTGAGTAAGGCCCTTTGGAAGTCTGTTGAGAAGGACTGGCAGCAATGGATCAAACCATTCGACCTGAATATCAATGAGCACCATATTTTATGGATTGCTTACCATTTGAATGGAGCTTCGATTTCAGATGTGGCAAAATTTGGTGTAATGCATGTTTCCACTGCTTTCAACTTTTCCAAAAAGCTTGAGGAACGTGGTTATTTGAAGTTTTCCAAGAAGGAAAGCGACAAGAGAAATACGTATATCCAGCTTACGGAAGAAGGCGAAGGTATATTGCTCGCTTTGATGGAAAACTATGAGCCAGATACTAATGCCGTTTTTTCAGGAGCCATGCCACTGAAGGAACTATATGGAAAGTTTCCGGACATCATTGAAATCATGGCAATTGTCCGTAATATTTATGGCGATGACTTTATGGAAATATTCGAGAAGTCTTTTTCGAATATCGACAGCAAGTTTTCTGACCAGGACGGTACGCTTAAAAAAATAGATCCAGCCGAAAAGGAGTATGCTTGA
- a CDS encoding YtxH domain-containing protein — MKAKNVLTGMVIGGVVAGVATLLAAPKSGYETRRTLLANKNEYIGSIKDIKDSAVELKNTVATASKEGKDSIQTFITDVKTAIFEWKLETEENKKSLQEDVMELEDSIKDLETELAAVNSKEK, encoded by the coding sequence ATGAAAGCGAAAAATGTTTTAACAGGAATGGTTATTGGCGGTGTCGTCGCAGGAGTTGCAACTTTGCTTGCAGCACCAAAGTCAGGATATGAGACGAGAAGAACTCTTCTGGCTAATAAGAATGAATATATCGGATCCATCAAGGATATTAAGGATTCAGCTGTGGAATTGAAAAATACAGTGGCAACCGCTTCCAAAGAGGGAAAGGATTCTATCCAAACATTTATCACCGATGTAAAGACAGCTATCTTTGAATGGAAGCTTGAAACGGAGGAAAACAAGAAGAGCCTTCAGGAAGATGTAATGGAGCTCGAAGATTCAATTAAGGACTTGGAAACTGAATTGGCCGCAGTGAATTCTAAAGAAAAGTAA
- a CDS encoding tryptophan transporter, with protein MNTKNLVALSLLVGMGAVLHVVVPGFFLGMKPDMMLTMMFLGIILFPDKKSVLLVGAVTGLISGLTTTFPGGLVPNIIDKPVTAFVFFGILLALKNFKFSIYTAAALTAIGTIISGVVFLGSAYFLIGLPGPFTALFAAVVLPAAAFNAVFMGILYPVATNIFKRAKLAEIH; from the coding sequence ATGAATACGAAGAATCTTGTTGCATTGTCACTTTTGGTGGGGATGGGAGCCGTCTTGCATGTGGTCGTACCCGGTTTTTTCCTTGGGATGAAGCCTGATATGATGCTGACGATGATGTTCCTTGGAATTATCCTGTTTCCTGACAAGAAGAGTGTACTATTGGTTGGAGCCGTAACTGGACTGATTTCTGGATTGACTACTACTTTCCCAGGAGGCCTTGTTCCGAACATCATTGATAAGCCTGTTACTGCGTTTGTCTTTTTCGGAATCCTGCTGGCGCTGAAAAATTTCAAGTTTTCGATTTATACTGCAGCTGCCCTTACAGCGATTGGAACCATAATTTCAGGAGTCGTTTTCCTCGGTTCTGCCTATTTCCTAATTGGGCTGCCAGGACCATTCACCGCATTATTCGCAGCGGTTGTCCTTCCAGCAGCAGCATTTAACGCTGTTTTCATGGGCATTCTTTATCCTGTGGCAACGAATATTTTTAAAAGAGCAAAGCTCGCTGAAATCCATTAA
- the serC gene encoding 3-phosphoserine/phosphohydroxythreonine transaminase, translating to MKRALNFNAGPAALPEAVLAKAKKEMMNYQGTGMGVMELSHRSNEFEEINERTKNLLIRLLDIPDDYEILFLQGGASLQFSMVPMNLLVEGSTASYVLTGTWSEKALKEAQKVGNAVIAASSKNANYRFIPSTSEIDIPAESSYLHITTNNTIFGTQWHSIPERLSVPLVADMSSDILSRPLNLSSYELIYAGAQKNLGPSGVTVVIIHKDLLRHSRPGLPSMLNYRVHADSQSLYNTPPTLSIYFLMLVLQWAEELGGVKQLEQLNKQKAALLYDAIDSSGGFYTGHAEEKSRSLMNITFTLDDDNLTSSFLHEAEESGFIGLAGHRSVGGCRASIYNAVPLENVEKLADFMNSFRGRN from the coding sequence TTGAAACGTGCTCTCAATTTTAACGCTGGCCCGGCTGCATTGCCTGAGGCCGTATTAGCGAAAGCGAAAAAAGAAATGATGAATTATCAGGGTACTGGCATGGGTGTAATGGAGCTTAGCCATCGCAGCAATGAATTCGAAGAAATAAATGAACGGACAAAAAATCTGCTCATTAGGCTGCTCGACATTCCTGATGATTATGAGATTCTGTTTCTCCAGGGTGGTGCGAGCCTGCAGTTCTCAATGGTTCCAATGAACCTGCTTGTGGAAGGATCGACTGCGAGCTATGTCTTGACCGGAACATGGTCTGAGAAAGCGCTAAAGGAAGCTCAAAAAGTTGGAAATGCCGTTATAGCCGCATCTTCCAAGAATGCCAACTATAGATTTATCCCCAGTACTTCTGAAATCGATATTCCAGCTGAATCTTCCTACCTCCACATCACGACGAACAATACGATTTTCGGAACCCAGTGGCATTCTATTCCTGAGCGTCTGTCAGTTCCGCTTGTTGCTGACATGTCCAGTGACATTCTCAGCCGGCCTCTAAATCTATCATCATATGAACTCATTTATGCCGGTGCGCAGAAAAACCTGGGCCCATCCGGTGTCACAGTCGTCATTATCCATAAAGATTTGCTAAGACACTCTAGGCCAGGGCTCCCTTCTATGCTCAATTATCGGGTCCATGCTGATTCACAATCGCTTTATAACACTCCCCCTACTTTATCGATTTATTTTCTGATGCTGGTTCTTCAATGGGCCGAAGAGCTGGGCGGGGTAAAACAGCTTGAACAGCTGAACAAGCAGAAGGCGGCATTGCTTTATGATGCGATAGACAGCAGTGGCGGGTTCTATACAGGGCACGCTGAAGAAAAGAGCCGCTCATTGATGAATATCACCTTTACACTCGATGACGATAATCTGACTTCATCCTTCCTTCATGAGGCGGAGGAATCCGGCTTTATAGGGCTTGCCGGCCACAGGTCTGTCGGCGGCTGCCGAGCCTCGATCTATAACGCCGTTCCACTTGAAAACGTTGAGAAACTTGCTGACTTTATGAATTCATTCAGGGGCAGAAATTAA
- a CDS encoding HIT family protein — translation MSDCIFCKIINGEIPSAKVYEDENVLAFLDISQVTKGHTLVIPKVHKENIYELTDEIAANVFKAVPKVANAIKAAYDPIGLNVLQNNGEAAGQSVFHFHMHLIPRYGNGDGFGAVWKTHQDQYSSDDYQKIAAEINSKI, via the coding sequence ATGAGTGATTGCATTTTTTGCAAAATTATTAACGGTGAGATCCCATCAGCAAAGGTGTATGAAGATGAGAACGTACTTGCATTTCTTGATATCAGCCAGGTAACAAAAGGACATACACTTGTCATCCCGAAGGTACATAAAGAAAATATCTACGAGCTCACTGACGAGATTGCGGCTAATGTATTCAAGGCAGTCCCAAAAGTCGCTAATGCAATCAAGGCTGCATATGATCCTATCGGGCTGAATGTGCTTCAGAATAACGGCGAAGCAGCTGGCCAATCAGTCTTCCACTTCCACATGCATTTGATTCCGCGCTATGGCAATGGTGATGGCTTCGGCGCTGTGTGGAAAACCCACCAGGACCAATATTCATCCGACGACTACCAAAAAATCGCCGCAGAAATCAATAGCAAGATTTAG
- a CDS encoding ABC transporter ATP-binding protein, which produces MSLLEINQVTGGYTRNPVLKNVSFTVNKNEIVGLIGLNGAGKSTTIKHVIGLMEPHKGDIKINGRTFLEGKEEYRKQFTFVPETPILYDELTLEEHLRLTAMAYGLEEKEYEQRIDALLKEFRMSKRLKWFPAHFSKGMKQKVMIMCAFLVQPSLYIVDEPFVGLDPLGIQSLLDLMDKMKGNGAGILMSTHILATAERYCDRFVILHNGEVRAHGTLEELREQFKMPGATLDDLYIQLTKEEDYV; this is translated from the coding sequence ATGTCATTATTGGAAATTAACCAAGTAACCGGTGGATATACAAGGAATCCGGTTTTGAAAAATGTGAGTTTCACCGTTAATAAAAATGAAATCGTTGGTTTGATTGGCCTGAACGGTGCTGGAAAAAGTACGACGATCAAGCATGTAATCGGCTTGATGGAACCTCATAAGGGTGATATTAAGATTAATGGCAGAACTTTTTTGGAAGGCAAGGAGGAATACAGGAAGCAGTTCACCTTTGTGCCTGAAACCCCTATTCTTTATGATGAATTGACACTAGAAGAGCATTTGCGGCTGACAGCCATGGCCTATGGCCTTGAGGAAAAGGAATATGAGCAGCGAATAGATGCTTTATTAAAGGAATTCAGGATGAGCAAAAGGCTGAAGTGGTTCCCTGCGCATTTTTCAAAAGGGATGAAGCAAAAGGTGATGATCATGTGCGCATTTTTGGTACAACCTTCACTTTACATCGTCGATGAACCATTTGTCGGTCTTGATCCCCTTGGGATTCAATCTTTGTTGGATCTGATGGACAAGATGAAGGGAAATGGGGCTGGCATTTTGATGTCGACGCATATCCTCGCAACGGCCGAACGTTATTGCGATCGTTTTGTCATTCTTCATAATGGAGAGGTCAGGGCACATGGGACGCTTGAAGAGTTGAGGGAGCAGTTCAAGATGCCTGGCGCAACACTGGATGATTTGTATATCCAACTGACAAAGGAAGAAGACTATGTTTAA